From a region of the Corallococcus coralloides DSM 2259 genome:
- a CDS encoding SAM-dependent methyltransferase: MKPLSAPIPTPSTTLTRGRDANEAVAPSSGPALLTPFDVRAYHEALAARGLARQGTSPRVYCHTGLVDRLPPPGTPGPELRERMRDSQEAMLAELARAMGPFPDGGEVLDMGSVLGGSALYWAQEHRARVTAMVTVPTHLEQVRRFVHEAGMGAHVQVRQCTGEPPRTRECYDAVIAVENTCALPRSEWLRGVHARLKPGGMLAIADCFWVRPNAVHPSENAWSRHLGSVNAFLADAREAGLELEAHDDVSARAVGFWTLSSELRVHEHLARAPTDAHSLRAALNAVRAESRREHLWLQQGLLDGGLEYALLVLRREG, from the coding sequence ATGAAGCCCCTCAGCGCCCCCATCCCCACGCCGTCCACGACCCTGACGCGCGGGCGCGACGCGAATGAGGCGGTGGCCCCGTCCAGCGGCCCGGCCCTGCTCACGCCGTTCGACGTGCGCGCCTACCATGAAGCCCTCGCCGCGCGCGGCCTCGCCCGCCAGGGCACGAGCCCCCGCGTGTACTGCCACACGGGGCTGGTGGACCGGCTGCCTCCGCCCGGCACGCCGGGGCCGGAGCTGCGCGAGCGGATGAGGGATTCGCAGGAGGCGATGCTCGCGGAGCTCGCGCGCGCCATGGGCCCCTTTCCGGACGGCGGCGAGGTGCTGGACATGGGCAGCGTGCTGGGCGGCAGCGCGCTGTACTGGGCCCAGGAGCACCGCGCGCGCGTGACGGCGATGGTGACCGTGCCCACGCACCTGGAGCAGGTGCGCCGCTTCGTGCACGAGGCGGGCATGGGCGCGCACGTGCAGGTCCGGCAGTGCACGGGCGAGCCGCCCCGGACCCGCGAGTGCTACGACGCCGTCATCGCCGTGGAGAACACCTGCGCCCTGCCCCGCTCGGAGTGGCTGCGCGGCGTGCATGCCCGGCTCAAGCCCGGCGGCATGCTCGCCATCGCGGACTGCTTCTGGGTGCGGCCCAACGCCGTGCATCCCTCCGAGAACGCGTGGAGCCGCCACCTGGGCAGCGTGAACGCGTTCCTCGCCGACGCGCGCGAAGCGGGCCTGGAGCTGGAGGCCCATGACGACGTGTCCGCCCGAGCGGTGGGATTCTGGACGCTGAGCTCGGAGCTGCGCGTCCATGAGCACCTGGCCCGCGCGCCCACGGACGCGCACAGCCTGCGCGCCGCGCTCAACGCCGTGCGCGCCGAGTCGCGCCGCGAGCACCTGTGGCTGCAACAGGGCCTGCTGGATGGAGGCCTGGAGTACGCGCTGCTCGTGCTGCGCCGCGAGGGCTGA
- a CDS encoding right-handed parallel beta-helix repeat-containing protein, with protein MTLKPARVLHLVGLLLLSTFGCVEEEPAFTAPLAGGARLVVALPRSAEAASVTASVTHASGATETKALTSAADPDGGIAWSAVVKPASPEEEVQLTVAAEDAAEAVVASVSPDAGVKLPLYGEALVVLVPLPESGAQGLANHAPRIHSVRAQSAIVAPGDTVTLSAEVSDPEEGALTYEWTASGGVLACESATCEWTAARPPVPDAGTDYDLTLKDDALIRLRVTDAQGAESTLQFHIGVGTVRGPASLRKTWFNRAPVAAVAGEPQQVMLGSAFQVPATAVVTDEDGDALTYAWSATCEGTFEGITLANPAFTPTAAPLDCGCQLKGAVKDSFGGSTEQVVNLCVRAEAPPIVKTTSQSATSALAGERVTFTVEAMDPRAEAMTFAWASNVGALGTPVGDAATSTVDWTELSCVPTDVTPTVELVVTNASGASSRHSFPVEWMGRRCGPGETACAITLSPGQVTLREDCVVQSAVFIPDGFTFDGAGHTLTASEEGAGHHYTGAVLRNRGTVANVRDVTVTARNLSDVCDLGVDSLRGILLEGARSTIEETVVKDLNQGIASGCQEGFGIDVRNRAADATPVTLVIRNSEVTGYQKVGVVVQGRVNVTMEDNVIDGLGPTERIARIGIQLAYGVSGQVTGNRVQGNAYLWDGDPAHEASGSGLLVVGGAYYGTGRELCHDLSIEDNELVENDVGVDLSQAVDDDFTPPAASQNIQVLGNTLTKAELTNESYQAAIYDNGTANLISRNRITGDGYNGELHENAIALDVETRGDDRQVGFATPERTLDVGACSEELVVQGWDLAGNLAPLSVPEVALAASDPGATFHLRSDCADEPVSVVSLKNEQREGIFYVRAATAGPLTITATGDGASKTQEQTVR; from the coding sequence GTGACCCTGAAGCCCGCCCGTGTGTTGCACCTCGTGGGGTTGTTGCTGCTGAGCACGTTCGGCTGCGTGGAGGAGGAGCCCGCCTTCACGGCGCCGCTGGCCGGTGGTGCGCGGCTCGTGGTCGCGCTGCCCCGGTCCGCGGAGGCCGCCTCGGTGACGGCCTCGGTGACGCACGCGTCGGGCGCCACGGAGACGAAGGCGCTGACGTCGGCGGCGGATCCGGATGGCGGCATCGCGTGGTCGGCCGTCGTGAAGCCAGCGTCTCCCGAGGAGGAGGTCCAGCTGACCGTGGCCGCCGAGGATGCCGCGGAGGCGGTGGTGGCCTCCGTGAGCCCGGATGCCGGAGTGAAGCTGCCGCTGTATGGCGAAGCGCTCGTGGTCCTGGTTCCCCTGCCGGAGTCTGGCGCGCAAGGGCTGGCCAACCATGCACCGCGCATCCACTCGGTGCGGGCGCAGAGCGCCATCGTGGCCCCTGGCGACACCGTGACGTTGAGCGCAGAGGTGAGTGACCCGGAGGAGGGGGCGCTGACCTACGAATGGACCGCCTCCGGCGGGGTGCTCGCATGCGAGAGCGCGACCTGCGAATGGACAGCCGCGCGCCCGCCGGTCCCCGATGCTGGTACCGACTACGACCTGACCCTCAAGGATGACGCGTTGATCCGCCTGCGTGTCACGGACGCACAGGGCGCGGAGTCCACGCTCCAGTTCCACATCGGCGTGGGCACCGTGCGCGGGCCCGCGTCGCTGCGGAAGACGTGGTTCAACCGCGCGCCCGTGGCCGCCGTGGCCGGAGAGCCCCAGCAGGTGATGCTGGGCAGTGCCTTCCAGGTTCCGGCGACAGCGGTGGTGACGGACGAGGACGGAGACGCGCTGACGTACGCCTGGAGTGCGACGTGCGAGGGCACCTTCGAGGGCATCACCCTGGCCAATCCCGCCTTCACTCCGACGGCGGCGCCCCTGGACTGCGGCTGTCAGCTGAAGGGCGCCGTGAAGGACAGCTTCGGTGGAAGCACGGAGCAGGTCGTGAACCTGTGCGTGCGGGCGGAGGCGCCGCCGATCGTGAAGACCACGTCGCAGTCCGCCACGAGCGCGCTCGCGGGCGAACGCGTGACGTTCACGGTGGAAGCGATGGATCCGCGCGCCGAGGCGATGACGTTCGCCTGGGCGTCAAACGTGGGCGCGCTCGGCACGCCGGTGGGGGATGCCGCGACGAGCACGGTGGACTGGACGGAGCTCTCCTGCGTGCCGACGGACGTGACGCCCACCGTGGAGTTGGTGGTGACGAACGCCTCGGGCGCGAGCTCGCGGCATTCCTTCCCCGTGGAGTGGATGGGCCGGCGCTGTGGCCCGGGCGAGACCGCTTGCGCCATCACCCTGTCGCCCGGACAGGTGACGCTGCGCGAGGACTGCGTGGTGCAGAGCGCGGTGTTCATCCCGGACGGCTTCACGTTCGACGGGGCCGGGCACACGCTGACCGCCTCCGAGGAGGGGGCGGGACACCACTACACGGGCGCGGTGCTGCGCAACCGCGGAACGGTGGCGAACGTGCGCGACGTGACGGTGACGGCGCGGAACCTGTCGGACGTGTGTGACCTGGGCGTGGACAGCCTGCGCGGCATCCTGCTGGAGGGCGCGCGCAGCACCATCGAGGAAACGGTGGTGAAGGACCTGAACCAGGGCATCGCCAGTGGATGCCAGGAGGGCTTCGGCATCGACGTGCGCAACCGCGCGGCGGATGCCACGCCGGTGACCCTGGTCATCCGGAACAGCGAAGTGACGGGCTACCAGAAGGTGGGCGTGGTGGTGCAGGGGCGGGTCAATGTGACGATGGAGGACAACGTCATCGATGGCCTGGGGCCCACCGAACGCATCGCGCGCATCGGCATCCAGCTCGCATACGGGGTCTCCGGGCAGGTGACGGGGAACCGCGTGCAGGGCAATGCGTACCTGTGGGACGGGGACCCGGCGCATGAGGCCTCTGGCTCCGGCCTCCTGGTGGTGGGCGGCGCGTACTACGGCACGGGGCGGGAGCTGTGCCACGACCTGAGCATCGAGGACAACGAACTGGTGGAGAACGACGTCGGTGTCGACCTGTCCCAGGCCGTGGATGATGACTTCACGCCTCCCGCCGCGTCCCAGAACATCCAGGTGCTCGGCAACACGCTGACGAAGGCGGAGCTGACCAACGAGTCCTACCAGGCCGCCATCTACGACAACGGGACCGCCAACCTCATCAGCCGCAATCGGATCACCGGTGACGGGTACAACGGCGAGCTGCACGAGAATGCCATCGCCCTGGACGTGGAGACGCGGGGAGATGATCGTCAGGTGGGCTTCGCCACTCCGGAGCGGACGCTGGACGTGGGGGCATGCTCGGAGGAGCTCGTGGTGCAGGGCTGGGACCTGGCGGGCAACCTGGCCCCGCTGTCCGTGCCGGAGGTGGCGCTGGCCGCGTCGGATCCGGGCGCGACCTTCCACCTGCGGTCGGATTGCGCGGATGAGCCCGTGTCGGTGGTGAGCCTCAAGAACGAGCAGCGCGAGGGCATCTTCTACGTCCGCGCCGCGACCGCTGGCCCGCTGACCATCACGGCGACGGGTGACGGCGCGAGCAAGACCCAGGAGCAGACGGTCCGCTGA
- a CDS encoding molybdopterin-dependent oxidoreductase, translating into MPERVLTRRRVLLGAAALATSACDSQRPRAGFLGVMDRFNERAQSAFFHPTRLAREEPVEQLTPPGDFPQYFISETVPLAPAGWRLEVGGLVARPRAFTLEELQRLPRTDYRIRHHCVEGWSAVASWHGVSVRDLARAVGADPRAGFVEFRSFDQGYYSSWDAPSALHPQTVLAYGMNGAPLIPGHGAPLRLYSGVKLGYKMVKYLTTVRFLPEATGGTWEDRGYEWFAGV; encoded by the coding sequence ATGCCTGAGCGCGTCCTCACCCGCCGCCGCGTCCTCCTGGGCGCCGCCGCGCTCGCCACCAGCGCCTGCGACTCCCAACGTCCCCGCGCGGGCTTCCTCGGCGTGATGGACCGCTTCAACGAGCGCGCCCAGTCCGCCTTCTTTCATCCCACCCGGCTCGCCCGCGAGGAGCCCGTCGAGCAGCTCACCCCGCCCGGCGACTTCCCGCAGTACTTCATCTCCGAGACCGTGCCCCTGGCCCCCGCTGGCTGGAGGCTGGAGGTGGGCGGACTCGTGGCCCGGCCGCGCGCCTTCACGCTGGAGGAATTGCAGCGGCTGCCCCGGACCGACTACCGGATCCGCCACCACTGCGTGGAGGGCTGGAGCGCGGTGGCGTCCTGGCACGGCGTGAGCGTCCGTGACCTGGCTCGGGCCGTGGGCGCGGATCCGCGCGCGGGGTTCGTGGAGTTCCGCTCGTTCGACCAGGGCTACTACTCGTCCTGGGATGCGCCGAGCGCGCTGCACCCGCAGACCGTGCTCGCGTACGGCATGAACGGAGCGCCGCTCATCCCCGGCCACGGCGCGCCGCTGCGCCTCTATTCGGGCGTGAAGCTGGGCTACAAGATGGTGAAGTACCTCACCACCGTGCGCTTCCTCCCGGAGGCCACGGGGGGCACCTGGGAGGACCGGGGCTACGAGTGGTTCGCCGGCGTGTAG
- a CDS encoding peptidoglycan D,D-transpeptidase FtsI family protein — MGLCLLLLLPACAPRATKPAAPPTPAVVPGGAEDLALRYLDAWARNDVAAQRQMLVDAPQDFDAQHARWRQDLGVIASRFDPVVLESQDATTAVVRFHGVHVLRGLGDWEVESRLRFVLRNKRWSLRWTPEVFHPDARPGDRFGRTRSWGPRADLLDADGVPLTVPGEVIRIGVMPGRVKDRAAVANVLQSQLGVDPAKVLAALNVSSAQPEQFLAFIDVRPERYQQLRPVLAPVPGIFFRKRPARLSPAEGFAAHTLGRVGDITAEALQALGQPYQPGDMVGLSGLERAQERTLAGRPSGEVRLQRRAGGSELLYRFDGEPGRAVRTTLRMDVQDAAEAALVDVTQPAALVAVDTKTGEVLAMASRPLGEGWHRALMGRYPPASTFKLVTATALLENGLKPDSRVDCPLEVTVGRKRFRNFESEVLGVTTLRRTFALSCNTTFIQLSAKLDPRVLEDAARRFGFGVPYDVGLPSPGATFPPPKDDAERAADAMGQGRVLVTPLHMATVVSAAATGVWHAPRLLADMEPGPEARLNPSTTTMLRDLMRAVVTDGTAKSAASIPGLMGKTGTAEFGTSVPPETHAWFVGVRDGIGFAVFVEGGGVGGRVALPLAIRFLQALDAPGAIAPPAGRM; from the coding sequence GTGGGGCTCTGCCTCCTGTTGCTGCTTCCCGCGTGCGCGCCGCGAGCCACGAAGCCCGCCGCGCCACCCACGCCCGCCGTGGTGCCCGGCGGCGCCGAGGACCTGGCCCTGCGGTACCTGGACGCCTGGGCGCGCAACGACGTGGCCGCGCAACGCCAGATGCTCGTGGACGCGCCCCAGGACTTCGACGCGCAGCACGCGCGCTGGAGGCAGGACCTGGGCGTCATCGCCTCGCGCTTCGACCCGGTGGTGCTCGAATCCCAGGACGCCACCACGGCGGTGGTGAGGTTCCACGGCGTGCACGTGCTGCGCGGACTGGGGGACTGGGAGGTCGAGTCCCGCCTGCGCTTCGTGCTCCGAAACAAGCGCTGGAGCCTGCGCTGGACGCCGGAGGTATTCCATCCCGACGCGCGGCCTGGAGACCGCTTCGGACGCACGCGGAGCTGGGGCCCTCGCGCGGATCTGCTCGATGCGGACGGTGTTCCGCTCACCGTGCCGGGAGAGGTGATTCGCATCGGCGTGATGCCGGGCCGGGTGAAGGACCGCGCGGCCGTGGCCAACGTGCTCCAGTCGCAGCTCGGCGTGGACCCCGCGAAGGTGCTCGCCGCGCTGAACGTCTCGAGCGCGCAACCCGAGCAGTTCCTCGCGTTCATCGACGTGCGCCCGGAGCGCTACCAGCAGCTTCGCCCCGTGCTCGCGCCGGTGCCTGGCATCTTCTTCCGCAAGAGGCCCGCGCGCCTCAGCCCCGCGGAGGGCTTCGCCGCGCACACGCTGGGCCGGGTCGGGGACATCACGGCGGAGGCACTCCAGGCCCTGGGCCAGCCCTACCAGCCGGGCGACATGGTGGGCCTGTCCGGCCTGGAGCGCGCGCAGGAGCGGACGCTGGCGGGACGCCCCTCCGGCGAGGTGCGGCTCCAGCGCCGTGCCGGCGGCAGCGAGCTGCTGTACCGCTTCGACGGGGAGCCGGGACGCGCGGTGCGCACCACGTTGCGCATGGACGTGCAGGATGCGGCGGAGGCGGCGCTCGTGGACGTCACCCAGCCCGCCGCGCTGGTCGCGGTGGACACGAAGACGGGTGAGGTGCTGGCCATGGCCAGCCGGCCGCTCGGAGAGGGGTGGCACCGCGCGCTGATGGGGCGCTATCCGCCGGCCTCCACGTTCAAGCTCGTGACCGCCACGGCGCTGCTCGAAAACGGCCTGAAGCCGGACTCCCGCGTCGACTGTCCCCTGGAGGTGACGGTGGGCCGCAAGCGCTTCCGCAACTTCGAATCCGAGGTGCTGGGCGTCACCACGTTGCGGCGGACGTTCGCGCTGTCGTGCAACACGACGTTCATCCAGCTCTCGGCGAAGCTGGACCCGCGCGTGCTGGAGGACGCGGCCCGGCGCTTCGGCTTCGGGGTGCCCTACGACGTGGGACTGCCGTCACCGGGCGCCACCTTCCCTCCGCCGAAAGACGACGCCGAGCGCGCGGCGGACGCCATGGGCCAGGGGCGCGTGCTCGTCACTCCGCTGCACATGGCCACCGTCGTGTCGGCGGCGGCCACCGGCGTCTGGCATGCGCCGCGCCTGCTCGCGGACATGGAGCCTGGCCCGGAGGCGCGGCTGAACCCGAGCACCACGACCATGCTCCGCGACCTGATGCGCGCGGTGGTGACGGACGGCACGGCGAAGTCCGCCGCCAGCATCCCGGGCCTCATGGGCAAGACGGGCACGGCGGAGTTCGGCACGTCCGTGCCGCCTGAAACCCACGCGTGGTTCGTCGGCGTGCGTGACGGCATCGGCTTCGCGGTGTTCGTGGAGGGCGGCGGCGTGGGCGGCCGCGTCGCCCTGCCGCTCGCGATCCGCTTCCTCCAGGCGTTGGACGCGCCGGGTGCAATCGCTCCGCCAGCGGGACGTATGTAG
- a CDS encoding alpha/beta fold hydrolase: MPTTNATDGTPLNYRVFGDGPRDVVLVHGWMVSGAVWDSMLEKLDMTGLRLIVPDHRGTGASGRPASGYTLAQYAKDVLAVADHAKAERFALVGHSMGGQIAKWVAAESPSRVSGLVLLNTVPAAGLPLPPDAAGLFRTSAGDREKQKTILGLACKQLSPESLEVLLKDSGAVSKDAIEQCFDSWTAGGFADRLSAITSPTLVVATDDPFLPPTFLRQAVVGLIQNARMTYLPGPGHYPQVERPAETAALVSAFLAGNAAQA, translated from the coding sequence ATGCCCACGACGAACGCGACGGATGGAACTCCCCTGAACTACCGGGTGTTCGGGGACGGTCCTCGCGACGTGGTGCTGGTGCACGGGTGGATGGTGTCCGGCGCGGTGTGGGACTCCATGCTGGAGAAGCTGGACATGACCGGCCTGCGGCTCATCGTCCCGGACCACCGGGGCACCGGAGCGTCCGGCCGGCCGGCGTCGGGGTACACGCTGGCGCAGTACGCCAAGGACGTGCTCGCGGTGGCGGACCATGCGAAGGCGGAGCGCTTCGCGCTGGTGGGCCACAGCATGGGCGGGCAGATCGCCAAGTGGGTGGCGGCGGAGTCGCCTTCGCGCGTCAGCGGCCTGGTGCTGCTCAACACGGTGCCCGCGGCGGGGCTGCCGCTGCCTCCGGACGCGGCCGGGCTGTTCCGCACCTCCGCGGGGGACCGGGAGAAGCAGAAGACCATCCTGGGCCTGGCCTGCAAGCAGCTGTCGCCGGAGTCGCTGGAGGTCCTGCTGAAGGACTCGGGCGCGGTGTCGAAGGACGCCATCGAGCAGTGCTTCGATTCCTGGACGGCGGGCGGCTTCGCGGACCGGCTGTCCGCCATCACCTCGCCCACGCTGGTGGTGGCCACGGATGATCCGTTCCTGCCGCCCACGTTCCTCCGGCAGGCGGTGGTGGGACTCATCCAGAACGCGCGCATGACGTACCTGCCGGGGCCGGGGCACTACCCCCAGGTGGAGCGTCCGGCGGAGACGGCCGCGCTGGTGTCGGCGTTCCTCGCGGGCAACGCCGCGCAGGCCTGA
- a CDS encoding cytochrome b/b6 domain-containing protein: MHPPESRRPQPWPIRLAHWANVPLLAILAASGLQILVAYPRMGARGRPFALYPFQDAVPPSWLRLGDWLAGARSWHFAFGWFLALNGFVYVLYLAISGEWRRRLFLPRRDTRDAVATLAYYLRLRPAPVQTGLYNGLQRLAYTVTLLMGALSVLSGLALYKPVQLQWLTALFGGYDPARFVHLLLLALFAFFTVGHVVLVALHPRTFGEMITGGRKPDA; the protein is encoded by the coding sequence GTGCACCCGCCCGAGTCCCGCCGTCCCCAGCCCTGGCCCATCCGGCTCGCACACTGGGCCAACGTGCCGCTGCTCGCCATCCTCGCGGCCAGCGGGTTGCAGATCCTCGTCGCGTATCCGCGCATGGGGGCTCGCGGGCGGCCCTTCGCTCTCTACCCCTTCCAGGACGCCGTGCCGCCGTCGTGGCTGCGCCTGGGGGACTGGCTCGCGGGGGCGCGCAGCTGGCACTTCGCGTTCGGCTGGTTCCTGGCGCTCAACGGCTTCGTCTACGTGCTCTACCTCGCCATCAGCGGCGAGTGGCGCCGCCGCCTGTTCCTCCCGCGCCGAGACACGCGCGATGCCGTGGCCACGCTCGCGTACTACCTGCGGCTGCGCCCCGCGCCCGTACAGACAGGCCTCTACAACGGGCTCCAGCGGCTGGCGTACACCGTCACGCTGCTCATGGGCGCGCTGTCCGTCCTGTCCGGCCTTGCCCTCTACAAGCCCGTGCAGCTCCAGTGGCTCACGGCCCTCTTCGGTGGCTACGACCCCGCGCGCTTCGTGCACCTGCTGCTGCTCGCGCTGTTCGCGTTCTTCACCGTGGGCCACGTCGTCCTGGTCGCCCTGCACCCGCGCACCTTCGGGGAGATGATCACCGGCGGGAGGAAGCCCGATGCCTGA
- a CDS encoding sensor histidine kinase, with protein sequence MKSPSLSSCQGVTAFRRWMRAQDAGRLLASLRVRPLAGYLLRGSALVGAVAWAPGVHSFFAVPLTPALACFLPGAVHRVAFAFVHARHRRVGAGSWLAWLPGLALEHFFLAGLTALAAPSGALVLGVLLIGVSAVHGRRYRVTWREPFLMVGTLVALLGAAVLAWHSQNGLLLAVVGPAALVAQVYLGSLAMRYDQARADADRLRAAVHAQLVEQQERDVGRLTQAMAEILGHHQGMDQVLHDAGTAADMMKAFGTQRGVLARNGFEDQARQLQDSLRQLQEMVKEVRAKSRRFAGTEPEAVDLGLVLESVQAQVSLRFPDVDIHVEMQMSQPPRALLRGGPLTLRRVVENLVVNACEGNGEQGASRVFIRARTEPLSGRLEVEIEDDGPGFPPERLNAPAEELYTTKSQGTGLGLYTSECLLRASGGLLHRHNGPGGGALLRILLPREYP encoded by the coding sequence ATGAAGTCCCCGTCCCTGTCCTCCTGCCAGGGAGTGACGGCCTTCCGCCGCTGGATGCGCGCCCAGGACGCGGGCCGGCTCCTCGCGTCCCTGCGCGTGCGCCCCCTCGCGGGCTACCTCCTCCGGGGCTCGGCGCTCGTGGGCGCCGTCGCGTGGGCCCCCGGCGTCCACTCCTTCTTCGCCGTGCCCCTCACCCCCGCGCTCGCGTGCTTCCTTCCCGGCGCCGTCCACCGCGTCGCCTTCGCCTTCGTGCACGCACGCCACCGTCGCGTGGGCGCCGGGAGCTGGCTCGCGTGGCTGCCGGGCCTGGCGCTGGAGCACTTCTTCCTCGCGGGCCTCACCGCGCTCGCCGCGCCTTCCGGGGCGCTCGTCCTTGGCGTGCTGCTCATCGGCGTCTCGGCGGTGCACGGCCGGCGCTACCGCGTGACGTGGCGCGAGCCCTTCCTCATGGTCGGCACGCTCGTGGCCCTGCTGGGCGCGGCGGTGCTCGCGTGGCACTCCCAGAACGGGCTGCTCCTCGCCGTCGTGGGGCCCGCGGCGCTGGTCGCGCAGGTGTACCTGGGCTCGCTCGCCATGCGCTACGACCAGGCCCGCGCGGACGCGGACCGCCTGCGCGCCGCCGTGCACGCGCAGCTCGTGGAACAGCAGGAGCGCGACGTGGGCCGCCTCACCCAGGCCATGGCGGAAATCCTGGGCCATCACCAGGGCATGGACCAGGTGCTGCACGACGCCGGCACCGCCGCGGACATGATGAAGGCCTTCGGCACGCAGCGCGGGGTGCTCGCGCGCAATGGCTTCGAGGACCAGGCCCGCCAGCTCCAGGACAGCCTGCGGCAGCTCCAGGAGATGGTGAAGGAGGTGCGCGCCAAGAGCCGCCGCTTCGCCGGCACGGAGCCGGAGGCCGTGGACCTGGGACTGGTGCTGGAGTCCGTGCAGGCCCAGGTGTCCCTGCGCTTCCCCGACGTGGACATCCACGTGGAGATGCAGATGTCCCAGCCACCTCGCGCGCTGCTGCGCGGCGGGCCGCTCACGCTGCGGCGGGTGGTGGAGAACCTGGTTGTCAACGCATGCGAGGGCAATGGCGAACAGGGCGCGTCCCGGGTCTTCATCCGAGCGCGCACCGAACCGCTCAGCGGACGCCTGGAGGTGGAGATCGAGGACGACGGACCCGGCTTCCCTCCGGAGCGCCTCAACGCGCCCGCGGAGGAGCTCTACACGACCAAGTCCCAGGGCACGGGGCTGGGCCTCTACACCAGCGAGTGCCTGCTCCGCGCCAGCGGAGGCCTGCTGCACCGGCACAACGGACCAGGAGGCGGCGCCCTGCTCCGCATCCTGCTGCCCCGGGAGTACCCATGA